The genomic stretch TGAGATTGTATCGATGCGGCCAGTTTCTAAAAGACCAAACAAACCTGAGAAGTTCGACGTCACGTATTCGATCTTGTAGTCGTTACGCTTACCGATCTCATCCCACATATCCACCTCAAAGCCTTGTAGCTTGTCTTGCTTCACGAAAGTGAATGGGAAGTAACGGCCAGACATGCCCACCTTGACTTCAGTTGCGGCTTGAACAGTCGCGGCAGATAGTGCGATGGCTGCAACGGCAACCTTAACCCAGTTTTTCATAATACATCTCCATATTTTTATAGTTGGAAATACTACTGTTAGTTAGCTCAATTAAATAAATAACCAAGAGCAATAACCTAGACCAGAGAGTAATAAGTTCTCATTTGGTTTAGATAATAGACAATTTGGCAAGGAGGCGATGGAAAAACGATCGAATCAAAGCGAAAGGATCGAAAAAAGAGGCGCTGGAAAGAAAATAATACACAGAGTTATCACCAATCTGTCGATCTCGCTAAATTTGCCCAAATGTGGATCAATGTGTGGGCAAATTTGGGGCAAGGTGTGTTGATCTCACCAAGTTTGGCGAAATAATTGTGAATAACTTAGATCTTATTCACTTGATCGTCGATCAATTGCTGGCGATCTTGGTTATCAACAGGTAAAATTGCCAGTCTTTTCCGATAATTCAATTACTCAGTGGGGGCACCGTGTCATCTTCGCTTTGGCTGCAATGTTTGCAGCAGCTTCAAGAAGAGCTACCAGCTACAGAATTCAGTATGTGGGTTCGTCCGTTACAAGCGGAGCTCAATGACAATACTCTCACTCTATTCGCGCCAAACCGCTTTGTGTTGGATTGGGTGCGTGATAAGTATCTGAACAGCATTACTCGTTTACTGCAGGAATACTGTGGTAACGACATCCCGAATTTACGCTTTGAAGTGGGCAGTCGCCCAGTTTCTGCGCTTAAGCCAGCACCGACACGTACGCCGGCGGATGTGGCTGCGGAATCTTCAGCGCCTGCGCAGTTGCAAGCACGTAAACCTGTGCACAAAACATGGGATGACGACCCTCAAGCGATTGCAGCGATCAATCACCGCTCAAACATGAACCCAAAACATAAGTTCGACAACTTCGTAGAAGGTAAATCGAACCAACTGGGTTTGGCTGCGGCGCGTCAGGTATCGGATAACCCAGGAGCAGCCTACAACCCACTGTTCCTTTACGGTGGTACTGGTCTAGGTAAAACTCACTTGCTTCACGCTGTGGGTAACGCGATTGTGGATAACAACCCGAACGCGAAAGTGGTGTACATGCACTCTGAGCGTTTCGTGCAAGACATGGTAAAAGCACTGCAAAACAATGCGATTGAAGAATTCAAGCGCTACTACCGCAGTGTGGATGCACTCCTTATCGATGACATCCAATTCTTTGCCAACAAAGAGCGCTCACAAGAAGAATTCTTCCATACCTTCAACGCATTGTTGGAAGGTAACCAACAGATCATCCTAACTTCTGACCGTTATCCAAAAGAGATCAGCGGGGTAGAGGATCGTCTGAAATCGCGCTTTGGTTGGGGTTTAACGGTTGCGATCGAGCCGCCTGAGCTAGAGACGCGTGTGGCGATCTTGATGAAGAAAGCTGAAGACCATCAAATTCATTTGGCTGACGAAGTTGCGTTCTTTATTGCAAAACGTCTGCGTTCCAACGTTCGTGAGTTGGAAGGCGCGTTGAACCGAGTCATTGCCAACGCGAACTTTACTGGCCGCCCAATCACCATCGACTTCGTTCGCGAAGCGCTGCGCGATCTGCTGGCGCTGCAAGAGAAGTTGGTGACCATTGACAACATTCAAAAGACGGTTGCTGAGTACTACAAAATCAAAGTGGCGGATCTGCTGTCTAAACGTCGTTCTCGCTCCGTTGCACGTCCTCGTCAATTGGCGATGGCACTGGCTAAAGAGCTAACTAACCACAGCTTGCCAGAAATCGGTGATGCGTTTGGTGGCCGAGACCATACGACCGTTTTGCATGCATGTCGCAAGATTGAGCAGCTGCGAGAAGAGAGCCACGATATTAAGGAAGATTACTCGAACTTGATTCGCACCCTGTCTTCTTAATCGGTTAGAATAACGGTATTCTAAGCAAATCAATTTTTGAGCTGACAGCGTAAAGAGCCAAGCATGAAATTTACTATTGAACGTAGTCATTTAATCAAACCGCTACAACAGGTTTCGGGCGCTTTGGGTGGCCGACCAACCCTGCCTATTTTGGGCAACCTACTCTTAAAAGTAGAAGAGAACGTGCTATCAATGACCGCGACTGACCTAGAAGTGGAATTGGTGAGCAAAGTGACTCTAGAAGGGGATTTCGAAGCGGGTAGCATTACCGTTCCTTCGCGTAAGTTTCTCGATATTTGCCGTGGCTTACCAGACGATGCGATCATCACTTTTGTGTTAGAAGGCGATCGCGTTCAAGTTCGTTCTGGTCGCAGCCGTTTCTCACTGGCAACGCTACCAGCGAATGACTTCCCGAACATTGAAGATTGGCAAAGTGAAGTTGAAGTATCACTGAGCCAAGCGGATCTGCGTACGCTTATCGACAAAACTCAGTTCTCGATGGCAAACCAAGACGTACGTTACTACCTCAACGGTATGTTGTTTGAAATCGATGGCACGACACTGCGTAGTGTGGCGACCGACGGTCACCGTATGGCAGTATCGCAAACTCAACTAGGTGCTGACTTCGCCCAAAAGCAAATCATCGTGCCACGCAAAGGTGTGCAGGAATTGGTTAAGCTGATGGATGCGCCAGAGCAACCTGTCGTTTTGCAAATTGGCAGCTCAAACGTGCGTGCAGAAGTGAACAACTTTATCTTCACGTCTAAACTGGTTGATGGCCGTTTCCCTGACTATCGCCGCGTATTACCGCAACATACCAACAAAACACTGATCGCAAGTTGTGATGAATTGCGCCAAGCGTTCTCGCGTGCTGCGATTCTTTCTAACGAAAAGTTCCGTGGTGTGCGTGTTAACTTAGCAGGCAGCGAAATGCGCATTACGGCAAACAACCCAGAGCAGGAAGAAGCCGAAGAGATGCTGGATGTGACCTTTGAAGGTGACCCAATCGAAATCGGCTTCAACGTTAGCTATGTGTTGGATGTGCTGAACACGCTACGTTGCGAGAAGGTACAAGTGTCGATGTCGGATGCCAATGCCAGTGCATTGATTGAAAATGCTGACGATGACAGTGCCATGTACGTGGTGATGCCAATTCGTCTATAAGCCAACTGAATGCCTCTTTCTCGTCTCATCATTCAGCAGTTTCGCAACATTAAAGCCTGTGATATTCAGTTATCAGCAGGCTTTAACTTTCTTATTGGACCGAACGGTAGCGGCAAAACCAGTGTCCTAGAAGCGATTTATTTACTCGGGCATGGTCGCTCATTCAAAAGCTCTCTCACTGGTCGTGTGATTCAAAATGAGTGTGATGAACTGTTTGTTCATGGTCGTTTTTTGAACTCGGATCAATTTGAGCTACCTATCGGCATTAATAAGCAGCGCGATGGCTCGACAGAGGTTAAAATAGGCGGTCAATCTGGGCAAAAATTAGCGCAATTGGCGCAAGTGTTACCGCTGCAGTTGATACATCCAGAAGGGTTTGATTTACTGACGGATGGTCCAAAACATCGCCGTGCATTCATCGATTGGGGCGTGTTTCATACCGAGCCAGCATTTTATGATGCATGGGGTCGTTTTAAGCGTCTCAACAAACAGAGAAATGCGTTGTTGAAGACCGCGAGTAGCTATCGTGAGCTCAGTTATTGGGATCAAGAGATGGCGCGTTTGGCGGAAAACATCAGCCAGTGGCGGTCACTGTACATTGAACAGATGAAAACCGTCGCAGAAACGATCTGTCAGACATTTTTGCCAGAATTTGAGATCCAATTGAAGTATTATCGTGGTTGGGATAAAGACACCCCATACCAAGAAATACTAGAAAAGAATTTCGAGCGTGATCAGTCTTTGGGGTACACCTTTAGTGGCCCGAATAAAGCTGATTTGCGCATTAAAGTGAATGGAACGCCCGTTGAGGATGTTCTGTCACGCGGTCAGTTAAAGCTGATGGTGTGTGCGTTGCGTGTGGCGCAAGGGCAACATCTTACAGCGATGACCGGTAAACAATGCATTTACCTAATTGACGACTTTGCGTCGGAATTAGATAGCCAACGTCGCAAGCGTCTTGCAGATTGCTTGAAAGAGACAGGCGCACAAGTATTTGTAAGCTCTATCACTGAAAACCAAATCGCCGACATGCTCGACGATAATGGCAAATTGTTTCATGTGGAACATGGCAGGATAGAGTCAAACTAGAAGAGAGAAACTCATGTCTGAAAATTACGATTCATCGAGTATTAAGGTACTGAAGGGTCTGGATGCGGTACGTAAGCGTCCAGGTATGTACATCGGGGACACGGACGACGGCACCGGCCTTCACCACATGGTTTTCGAGGTGGTGGATAACTCAATTGATGAAGCGTTGGCAGGTCACTGTAAAGACATCGTTGTGACAATTCATGAGGACAACTCGGTTTCCGTTAGCGATGATGGTCGTGGCATTCCAACAGAAATGCACCCAGAAGAAAAAGTATCAGCAGCAGAAGTTATCATGACCGTACTGCACGCTGGTGGTAAGTTCGATGATAACTCGTACAAAGTATCAGGCGGTCTTCACGGCGTGGGTGTTTCGGTAGTAAACGCACTGTCAGAAAAAGTGGTACTAACCATCCATCGTGGCGGTCATATCCACACGCAAACTTACCGTCATGGTGAGCCTGAAGCGCCTCTAGCGGTTGTGGGTGATACGGATAAAACTGGTACACAAATTCGTTTCTGGCCAAGTGCAGAAACTTTCTCTAACACTGAATTCCATTACGACATCCTAGCAAAACGTCTGCGTGAGCTATCGTTCTTGAACTCAGGCGTTTCTATCAAGCTTATTGATGAGCGCGAAGCGGACAAGCAAGATCACTTCATGTATGAAGGTGGTATTCAAGCGTTCGTTCAGCACTTAAACACCAACAAAACACCAATCATCGAGAAAATCTTCCACTTCGACTTAGAACGTGAAGACGGCATTTCGGTAGAAGTGGCAATGCAGTGGAACGATGGTTTCCAAGAGAACATCTTCTGTTTCACCAACAACATTCCACAGCGCGATGGTGGTACTCACCTTGCTG from Vibrio parahaemolyticus encodes the following:
- the dnaA gene encoding chromosomal replication initiator protein DnaA: MSSSLWLQCLQQLQEELPATEFSMWVRPLQAELNDNTLTLFAPNRFVLDWVRDKYLNSITRLLQEYCGNDIPNLRFEVGSRPVSALKPAPTRTPADVAAESSAPAQLQARKPVHKTWDDDPQAIAAINHRSNMNPKHKFDNFVEGKSNQLGLAAARQVSDNPGAAYNPLFLYGGTGLGKTHLLHAVGNAIVDNNPNAKVVYMHSERFVQDMVKALQNNAIEEFKRYYRSVDALLIDDIQFFANKERSQEEFFHTFNALLEGNQQIILTSDRYPKEISGVEDRLKSRFGWGLTVAIEPPELETRVAILMKKAEDHQIHLADEVAFFIAKRLRSNVRELEGALNRVIANANFTGRPITIDFVREALRDLLALQEKLVTIDNIQKTVAEYYKIKVADLLSKRRSRSVARPRQLAMALAKELTNHSLPEIGDAFGGRDHTTVLHACRKIEQLREESHDIKEDYSNLIRTLSS
- the dnaN gene encoding DNA polymerase III subunit beta, producing the protein MKFTIERSHLIKPLQQVSGALGGRPTLPILGNLLLKVEENVLSMTATDLEVELVSKVTLEGDFEAGSITVPSRKFLDICRGLPDDAIITFVLEGDRVQVRSGRSRFSLATLPANDFPNIEDWQSEVEVSLSQADLRTLIDKTQFSMANQDVRYYLNGMLFEIDGTTLRSVATDGHRMAVSQTQLGADFAQKQIIVPRKGVQELVKLMDAPEQPVVLQIGSSNVRAEVNNFIFTSKLVDGRFPDYRRVLPQHTNKTLIASCDELRQAFSRAAILSNEKFRGVRVNLAGSEMRITANNPEQEEAEEMLDVTFEGDPIEIGFNVSYVLDVLNTLRCEKVQVSMSDANASALIENADDDSAMYVVMPIRL
- the recF gene encoding DNA replication/repair protein RecF (All proteins in this family for which functions are known are DNA-binding proteins that assist the filamentation of RecA onto DNA for the initiation of recombination or recombinational repair.) encodes the protein MPLSRLIIQQFRNIKACDIQLSAGFNFLIGPNGSGKTSVLEAIYLLGHGRSFKSSLTGRVIQNECDELFVHGRFLNSDQFELPIGINKQRDGSTEVKIGGQSGQKLAQLAQVLPLQLIHPEGFDLLTDGPKHRRAFIDWGVFHTEPAFYDAWGRFKRLNKQRNALLKTASSYRELSYWDQEMARLAENISQWRSLYIEQMKTVAETICQTFLPEFEIQLKYYRGWDKDTPYQEILEKNFERDQSLGYTFSGPNKADLRIKVNGTPVEDVLSRGQLKLMVCALRVAQGQHLTAMTGKQCIYLIDDFASELDSQRRKRLADCLKETGAQVFVSSITENQIADMLDDNGKLFHVEHGRIESN